The following coding sequences are from one Musa acuminata AAA Group cultivar baxijiao chromosome BXJ2-4, Cavendish_Baxijiao_AAA, whole genome shotgun sequence window:
- the LOC103981953 gene encoding probable long-chain-alcohol O-fatty-acyltransferase 5 translates to MEQHSELVVLAKLTLWVAMSMTYVRFAACRVKPGVPRLLSLLPVVCLLPFLPFHFSSLHLRGISAFFLAWLALFKLLLLCVDAGPLSAPLPFLPFLASAALPVKLIDPLHHHKRKSPSISPLLPAAAKAALLSAVIPFYRLKDVMHPYLLLSVYCIHMYLALELVLACAAGAAALFLPRGLAIEPQFDAPYRAASLQDFWGRRWNLMVSAILRPSIYLPVRARFGRAAGILATFLVSGLMHEVMFWYITLAPPTGEATAFFVLHGACLVAEGAARQAGWWRPPAAMATLLTLGFVVATGFWLFYPPILRSRADEVVLAECAAAMAFLEDAGRAVIAWVR, encoded by the coding sequence ATGGAGCAGCACTCGGAGCTCGTGGTGTTGGCGAAGTTGACCCTGTGGGTGGCCATGTCCATGACCTACGTCCGCTTCGCCGCCTGCCGCGTTAAGCCCGGCGTGCCCCgactcctctccctcctccccgtgGTCTGCCTTCTTCCTTTCCTCCCCTTCCACTTCTCCTCCCTTCACCTCCGCGGAATCTCCGCCTTCTTCCTTGCCTGGCTGGCCCTCTTCAAGCTCCTCCTCCTCTGCGTTGACGCCGGCCCTCTTTCCGCACCCCTCCCGTTCCTCCCATTCCTCGCTTCCGCCGCCCTCCCTGTCAAGCTGATCGATCCCCTCCATCACCACAAACGAAAGAGTCCGTCCATCTCCCCCCTCCTCCCCGCCGCCGCCAAGGCCGCCCTCCTTTCCGCCGTCATCCCCTTCTATCGGTTGAAGGACGTGATGCACCCCTACTTGCTGCTGAGTGTATACTGCATCCACATGTACCTCGCCCTAGAACTCGTCCTTGCCTGCGCCGCCGGCGCCGCGGCTCTCTTCCTTCCCCGGGGCCTTGCGATCGAGCCGCAGTTCGACGCTCCCTACCGCGCTGCCTCGCTCCAGGACTTCTGGGGCCGCCGCTGGAACCTCATGGTCTCCGCCATCCTCCGGCCCTCCATCTACCTACCAGTCCGCGCCCGTTTCGGCCGCGCCGCCGGCATCCTCGCGACCTTCCTTGTGTCCGGCCTCATGCACGAGGTCATGTTCTGGTACATCACCCTCGCGCCGCCCACCGGGGAGGCGACAGCCTTCTTCGTGCTCCACGGGGCGTGCCTGGTGGCGGAGGGGGCCGCGCGGCAGGCCGGGTGGTGGCGGCCCCCGGCGGCGATGGCGACGCTGCTGACGCTAGGGTTCGTCGTCGCGACGGGGTTCTGGCTCTTCTACCCGCCGATCCTGAGGAGCCGGGCGGACGAGGTGGTGCTGGCGGAGTGCGCGGCGGCAATGGCTTTCTTGGAGGACGCCGGTAGGGCGGTGATCGCTTGGGTCCGTTGA
- the LOC108952101 gene encoding geraniol 8-hydroxylase-like gives MELSLWMLLSLGVSVLLLLLLLSRATERSSKSRGKRLPPGPTPLPVVGNLFELGDKPHRSLARLAKVYSPIMTLRLGQVNTVFVSSPEMAREILQENDAVLSSRWIPEAVRVLAFNEASMVWLPPYQRWRNLRRICKTELFTTRRLDSYRSLRRQKVQELMQYISDSASKGSLVDVGRLAFSTTLNLISRTIFSVDLADLYGESSQEFKHVVEGILEEAGRANLSDYFPLLAKLDPQGIRHRSNKYFKRLHEIFDEHIVRRLHSKRDGTTARNDFLDELLEHQVQGDGTKFDRQALKCFFSDLFVAGSDTTSSTVEWAMAELLRNPRVMSKVREEIVRVIGFSREVEEADIGSLPYLQAVVKETLRLHPPVPLMLPRLAEATVELHGYEIPEGTRLLINIWAIGRDSSLWTEPEEFFPERFLNKEVDFKGRHFEFIPFGSGRRICPGLPLAYRMVHLMLASMLQRFEWRLPEGKEPRDLDMEEKFGLTLIMASPLKAMAVPTKCC, from the exons ATGGAGCTCTCTCTGTGGATGCTGCTTTCACTCGGTGtctccgtcctcctcctcctcctcctcctttctagaGCCACAGAGAGGTCATCAAAGTCCCGCGGCAAGCGGCTTCCACCTGGGCCGACTCCACTCCCAGTTGTCGGCAACCTGTTCGAGCTCGGCGACAAACCCCACCGTTCCCTCGCCCGCCTCGCCAAGGTCTATTCCCCAATCATGACTCTCCGCCTCGGTCAAGTGAACACTGTGTTCGTCTCGTCCCCGGAAATGGCAAGGGAAATCCTGCAGGAGAACGATGCAGTCCTCTCCAGTCGTTGGATCCCAGAAGCTGTTCGCGTGTTGGCCTTCAACGAGGCCTCCATGGTGTGGCTTCCGCCGTACCAACGATGGCGGAACCTGCGTAGAATCTGTAAAACCGAGCTCTTTACTACACGAAGACTCGACAGCTACCGATCCCTTCGGCGCCAAAAGGTACAGGAACTGATGCAGTACATCTCTGACAGCGCGTCGAAGGGCTCGTTGGTCGACGTAGGGCGATTAGCGTTCAGCACCACGCTGAATTTGATTTCTCGCACTATCTTCTCCGTCGATCTCGCCGATCTCTACGGAGAGTCCTCGCAAGAATTCAAGCATGTGGTGGAGGGGATCTTGGAGGAAGCTGGGCGGGCGAACCTGTCCGATTACTTCCCACTGCTCGCAAAGCTCGACCCGCAGGGTATTCGTCACCGTTCCAACAAATACTTCAAGAGGCTGCATGAAATCTTCGATGAGCATATAGTTCGGCGTCTGCACAGCAAACGAGATGGAACCACCGCCCGCAATGATTTCTTGGATGAGCTCCTCGAGCACCAAGTTCAGGGAGACGGCACCAAGTTCGATCGACAAGCATTGAAATGTTTCTTTTCA GACTTATTTGTGGCCGGGAGCGACACGACCTCGAGCACGGTGGAATGGGCTATGGCGGAGCTGCTTCGGAATCCCCGGGTCATGTCGAAAGTCCGTGAGGAGATCGTGCGAGTTATCGGCTTCTCAAGAGAAGTGGAGGAAGCGGACATCGGTTCGCTCCCCTATCTGCAAGCCGTGGTCAAGGAGACGTTGCGTCTGCACCCACCGGTGCCACTTATGCTACCTCGCTTAGCAGAAGCGACCGTGGAGCTACACGGCTACGAGATACCCGAGGGCACGCGGTTGCTCATCAATATCTGGGCGATCGGGCGAGACAGCAGCTTGTGGACGGAGCCGGAGGAGTTCTTTCCGGAGAGGTTCTTGAACAAGGAGGTGGACTTCAAGGGCCGCCACTTTGAGTTCATACCGTTCGGGTCGGGACGCCGGATCTGCCCTGGACTGCCATTGGCGTACCGGATGGTGCACCTCATGCTCGCATCCATGCTGCAGAGGTTCGAGTGGAGGCTGCCGGAAGGGAAAGAGCCGAGGGATTTGGACATGGAGGAGAAGTTTGGACTCACCTTGATCATGGCTTCTCCACTCAAAGCTATGGCCGTTCCCACTAAATGCTGTTAG